Proteins encoded by one window of Venturia canescens isolate UGA chromosome 2, ASM1945775v1, whole genome shotgun sequence:
- the LOC122406038 gene encoding uncharacterized protein: protein MKSITLLLTSEKDKMRQELDIEINALRKSFMDSCKQFEKFMKTFDKKYAALQNILAGRNMLLQGLAMMERLMENDVVTIDDNAMTKNIHDEIEIIIPCKSETTQNEEIEVNAREVIAENSKPNNSASLQVHEPTSGINDDDVKIM from the exons ATGAAGTCCATTACTTTACTGTTAACTTCTGAGAAAGACAAAATGCGGCAAGAGTTGGATATTGAAATAAACGCATTGCGGAAGTCATTCATGGACAGTTGCAAacaatttgagaaatttatgaaaacatttgataaaaaatatgcgGCATTGCAGAACATATTAGCAGGAAGAAACATGCTGCTCCAAGGATTGGCGATGATGGAAAGATTA ATggagaatgatgttgtaacaATCGATGACAATGCTATGACCAAGAATATTCATGATGAAATCGAAATAATCATACCTTGTAAAAGTGAAACGACACAAAATGAAGAG ATAGAGGTAAATGCCCGTGAAGTTATAGCAGAAAATAGTAAACCGAACAACTCAGCATCACTGCAGGTACATGAGCCAACTAGCGGAATAAACGATGACGACGTAAAGATCATGTAA